From Desmodus rotundus isolate HL8 chromosome 12, HLdesRot8A.1, whole genome shotgun sequence, one genomic window encodes:
- the LOC128779665 gene encoding regulator of G-protein signaling 9-binding protein-like — MAREECKALLDALSKATACYHHLVLTVGGSADSQNLREELQRTRQKAQELAVATGAPLTTALRDKRLGAEERAEFQRLWVAFSGCLELLEADMRRALALGTAFPLHASRRPLVRTGVAGGAAGVAARALSFRSLPHEAERDFVVEDPCELEWEILQVGKMIHDMEMKVNVPRWTVQARQATGAELLSSAGVSTSGFVSVEERTGPCDPSKALAATVFSAVLLVAVALAVCVAKLS; from the coding sequence ATGGCGAGGGAGGAGTGCAAGGCGCTGCTGGACGCGCTCAGCAAGGCGACCGCATGCTACCACCACCTGGTGCTCACCGTCGGCGGCTCGGCGGACTCGCAGAACTTGCGTGAGGAGCTGCAGAGGACGCGCCAGAAGGCGCAGGAGCTGGCGGTAGCTACCGGCGCCCCGCTGACGACCGCGCTGCGAGACAAACGCCTGGGCGCGGAGGAGCGCGCGGAGTTCCAGCGCCTCTGGGTAGCCTTCTCTGGCTGCCTGGAACTGCTGGAAGCCGACATGCGGCGAGCGCTGGCGCTGGGCACCGCGTTCCCATTGCACGCCTCGCGGCGGCCGCTCGTTCGCACTGGTGTGGCCGGCGGCGCGGCTGGCGTAGCGGCGCGCGCCCTGAGCTTCCGCAGCCTGCCGCATGAGGCGGAGCGGGACTTCGTCGTGGAAGATCCTTGCGAGCTGGAGTGGGAGATCCTTCAGGTGGGCAAGATGATCCACGACATGGAGATGAAGGTCAATGTGCCCCGCTGGACAGTGCAAGCCCGGCAGGCGACGGGTGCCGAGCTTCTGTCCAGTGCTGGAGTCTCCACGTCCGGCTTTGTGTCCGTAGAAGAGCGCACAGGGCCCTGCGACCCGAGCAAGGCTCTGGCTGCCACGGTTTTCAGCGCCGTGCTGCTGGTGGCTGTAGCCCTGGCGGTGTGCGTGGCAAAGCTGAGCTGA